A single genomic interval of Corylus avellana chromosome ca10, CavTom2PMs-1.0 harbors:
- the LOC132164227 gene encoding UDP-glycosyltransferase 87A1-like, whose translation MESVEPAPATVCHVVAMAYPGRGHINPMMNFCKILASKKTDILVTFVVTEEWLGFIGSDPKPENIRFSSIPNVVPSELVRAADMNSFVEAVLTKMEAPFETVLDRLETPPAIIVADTFLFWAVGVGNRRNIPVASLWIMSAAVFSVFQHFDLFAQNKHFPVDISAKGDERVAYIPGISSTRLVDVPFIDGNKQQMLQRIQKFVPWVTKAQYLLFTSTYELESQVIEIIKAEFPFPVYAIGPTIPFLDVAENFSQANFDDSDLNYFEWLDCHPRSSVLYISMGSFLSVSSAQMDELAAGLRDSGVRFLWVARGEACRLKEICGDKGLVVPWCNQLRVLSHSSIGGFLTHCGWNSIQEGVFYGVPFLTFPIVMDQTQNSRLIAEDWRIGWRVKQDVEVDKLVTREEIAVLVQNFMDLGSEEVKEMRKRASELRQICQRAIAEKGSSETNINAFLSILK comes from the exons ATGGAATCCGTCGAACCAGCACCGGCAACCGTCTGCCACGTGGTGGCCATGGCCTACCCGGGTCGCGGCCACATCAACCCCATGATGAACTTCTGCAAGATACTAGCTTCGAAGAAGACCGACATTCTCGTCACCTTCGTTGTCACCGAGGAATGGCTCGGCTTCATCGGCTCCGACCCTAAGCCTGAAAACATACGCTTCTCCTCCATACCTAATGTTGTCCCATCGGAGCTGGTTCGCGCCGCCGACATGAACTCATTCGTCGAAGCCGTCTTGACGAAGATGGAAGCTCCATTCGAGACGGTACTGGACAGGCTTGAGACGCCGCCGGCGATTATCGTGGCTGATACGTTTCTGTTTTGGGCCGTCGGCGTCGGGAACCGCAGGAATATTCCGGTGGCTTCGCTTTGGATCATGTCAGCGGCGGTGTTCTCAGTCTTCCAACATTTCGATCTTTTCGCCCAAAACAAACATTTCCCAGTTGACATCTCAG CAAAAGGCGATGAGCGTGTGGCCTACATCCCTGGAATTTCGTCCACACGTCTGGTAGATGTTCCATTTATTGATGGGAACAAACAACAAATGTTGCAGAGGATCCAAAAATTTGTTCCATGGGTGACCAAGGCACAATATCTCTTATTCACTTCCACCTACGAGCTCGAATCTCAAGTAATCGAAATTATAAAAGCAGAGTTCCCATTCCCCGTCTATGCCATTGGCCCAACCATACCTTTCTTGGATGTTGCAGAAAATTTCTCGCAAGCGAATTTCGACGACAGTGACCTTAACTACTTTGAATGGCTCGATTGCCATCCAAGAAGCTCTGTGTTATACATTTCAATGGGAAGCTTCCTCTCGGTTTCTAGTGCTCAAATGGATGAACTCGCAGCTGGTTTGCGAGACAGTGGTGTCAGATTCTTGTGGGTGGCGCGTGGTGAGGCTTGTAGGCTGAAGGAGATTTGTGGTGATAAGGGGTTAGTAGTGCCATGGTGCAACCAATTGAGGGTGTTGTCTCATTCTTCAATAGGGGGTTTTTTGACGCATTGTGGGTGGAATTCCATTCAAGAAGGTGTGTTTTATGGTGTTCCTTTTCTCACCTTCCCCATAGTTATGGATCAAACCCAAAACAGTAGGCTAATTGCAGAGGATTGGAGGATTGGGTGGAGGGTGAAGCAAGATGTGGAAGTGGACAAGTTGGTCACGAGGGAGGAAATTGCAGTGCTGGTGCAAAATTTCATGGATTTGGGAAGTGAAGAAGTGAAAGAAATGAGGAAAAGAGCAAGTGAACTCCGACAGATATGTCAACGTGCGATTGCCGAGAAGGGTTCATCTGAAACTAACATCAATGCCTTCCTTAGCATTCTCAAATAG
- the LOC132164420 gene encoding UDP-glycosyltransferase 87A1-like has translation MSTVALSVVEQPTTVHHVVAMPFPGRGHINPMMNLCKLLLSSKEPNLLITFVVTEEWLGYIGSDPKPENIRFATMPNGFVPPERLKAVDFPGFYEAAMTKMEAPFEQLLDRLQPPVRAILGDVELPWVIGVGNRRNITVASLWTMPATFFSMLHHFQLFTRSRNLLLDIPKIDQDKHVDHIPGLSSAQVADLQTIFHENDLRVLQLAMECIATVSNSQHLLFTSSYELEPQAIDSLNAIFPFPVYPIGPAIPFLELEDNSSARSHDNPSYLQWLDSQPAGSVLYISLGSFLSVSGAQMDEIAAGLRDSGVRFLWVARGDSSSQLKERCGGMGIVLPWCEQLRVLCHSSIGGFWSHCGWNSTLDAAFAGVPMLTFPLFLDQVANSRLIVEEWRIGWRIKRSESGNDDILVTKEEISELVGRFMNLESGEVKELRERARGLKDSCHQAIAEGGSSHTNLDAFIRGISQSHGY, from the exons ATGTCTACAGTGGCGCTGTCTGTGGTTGAACAACCAACCACTGTCCACCACGTGGTTGCGATGCCATTTCCAGGCCGAGGCCACATCAACCCCATGATGAACCTCTGCAAGTTACTACTCTCTTCAAAAGAACCAAACCTTCTCATCACCTTCGTCGTCACCGAAGAGTGGCTCGGCTACATCGGTTCTGATCCCAAGCCTGAAAACATACGCTTCGCCACGATGCCAAACGGCTTCGTCCCCCCCGAGCGTCTAAAAGCCGTCGACTTCCCTGGGTTCTACGAGGCCGCGATGACGAAGATGGAAGCTCCCTTTGAGCAACTCCTGGATCGGCTTCAGCCGCCGGTACGTGCCATTTTAGGTGACGTTGAGCTACCGTGGGTGATCGGCGTAGGAAATCGCAGGAATATTACGGTAGCCTCGCTTTGGACCATGCCGGCTACTTTTTTCTCAATGTTACATCATTTTCAGCTATTCACACGAAGCCGGAATTTACTGCTCGATATTCCAA AAATTGATCAAGACAAACATGTGGATCACATTCCCGGACTTTCTTCAGCACAAGTAGCCGACCTTCAAACAATCTTCCATGAGAACGACCTCCGAGTACTGCAGCTTGCAATGGAATGCATTGCAACAGTGTCAAATTCACAGCACCTTCTGTTCACTTCTTCCTACGAGCTTGAACCCCAAGCCATTGACTCCTTAAATGCAATTTTCCCTTTTCCTGTTTACCCTATTGGCCCTGCCATACCTTTCTTGGAGCTTGAAGATAATTCCTCTGCAAGAAGCCACGACAACCCCAGCTACCTCCAATGGCTAGATTCCCAGCCTGCAGGTTCTGTCTTGTACATCTCATTGGGAAGTTTCCTTTCAGTCTCAGGCGCCCAAATGGATGAAATTGCAGCTGGGCTGCGTGATAGCGGTGTTCGTTTCTTGTGGGTGGCTCGCGGAGACTCTTCTTCTCAGTTGAAAGAGAGATGTGGTGGCATGGGGATAGTTCTGCCATGGTGTGAGCAATTGAGGGTGTTGTGCCATTCTTCCATAGGAGGTTTCTGGTCGCATTGTGGGTGGAATTCCACTCTGGATGCTGCTTTCGCCGGTGTTCCTATGCTCACCTTCCCTTTGTTCCTTGACCAAGTTGCGAATAGCAGGCTAATTGTAGAAGAGTGGAGGATTGGGTGGAGGATAAAGAGATCAGAGTCAGGAAATGATGACATTTTGGTGACCAAAGAAGAAATATCAGAGCTTGTGGGAAGGTTTATGAATCTTGAAAGTGGAGAAGTGAAAGAATTGAGGGAAAGAGCAAGAGGACTCAAAGATTCTTGTCACCAAGCTATTGCAGAAGGTGGATCATCACACACAAACCTTGATGCATTTATAAGGGGCATTTCACAAAGCCATGGCTATTGA
- the LOC132163166 gene encoding UDP-glycosyltransferase 87A2-like, with amino-acid sequence MEIDQDKHVDHIPGLSSAQVADLQTIFHENDLRVLQLAMECIATVSNSQHLLFTSSYELEPQAIDSLNAIFPFPVYPIGPAIPFLELEDNSSARSHDNPSYLQWLDSQPAGSVLYISLGSFLSVSGAQMDEIAAGLRDSGVRFLWVARGESSSQLKERCGGMGIVLPWCEQLRVLCHSSIGGFWSHCGWNSTLEAAFAGVPLLTFPLFLDQVANSRLIVEEWRIGWRIKRSEAGNHDDILMTKEEISELVRRFMNLENGEVKELRERARGLKDSCHQAIAEGGSSHTNLDAFIRGISQSHG; translated from the exons ATGG AAATTGATCAAGACAAACATGTGGATCACATTCCCGGACTTTCTTCAGCACAAGTAGCCGACCTTCAAACAATCTTCCATGAGAACGACCTCCGAGTACTGCAGCTTGCAATGGAATGCATTGCAACAGTGTCAAATTCACAGCACCTTCTGTTCACTTCTTCCTACGAGCTTGAACCCCAAGCCATTGACTCCTTAAATGCAATTTTCCCTTTTCCTGTTTACCCTATTGGCCCTGCCATACCTTTCTTGGAGCTTGAAGATAATTCCTCTGCAAGAAGCCACGACAACCCCAGCTACCTCCAATGGCTAGATTCCCAGCCTGCAGGTTCTGTCTTGTACATCTCATTGGGAAGTTTCCTTTCAGTCTCAGGCGCCCAAATGGATGAAATTGCAGCTGGGCTGCGTGATAGCGGTGTTCGTTTCTTGTGGGTGGCTCGTGGAGAATCTTCTTCTCAGTTGAAAGAGAGATGTGGTGGCATGGGGATAGTTCTGCCATGGTGTGAGCAATTGAGGGTGTTGTGCCATTCCTCCATAGGAGGTTTCTGGTCGCATTGTGGGTGGAATTCCACTCTGGAAGCTGCTTTCGCCGGCGTTCCTTTGCTCACCTTCCCTTTGTTCCTTGACCAAGTTGCGAATAGCAGGCTAATTGTAGAAGAGTGGAGGATTGGGTGGAGGATAAAGAGATCAGAGGCAGGAAATCATGATGACATTTTGATGACCAAAGAAGAAATATCAGAGCTTGTGCGGAGGTTTATGAATCTTGAAAATGGAGAAGTGAAAGAATTGAGGGAAAGAGCAAGAGGACTCAAAGATTCTTGTCACCAAGCTATTGCAGAAGGTGGATCATCACACACAAACCTTGATGCATTTATAAGGGGCATTTCACAAAGCCATGGCTAG
- the LOC132164162 gene encoding UDP-glycosyltransferase 87A1-like: MESVEPAPATVCHVVAMAYPGRGHINPMMNFCKILASKKTDILVTFVVTEEWLGLIGSDPKPENIRFASIPNVVPSELVRAADMNSFVEAVLTKMEAPFETVLDRLETPPAIIVADTFLFWAVGVGNRRNIPVASLWIMSAAVFSVFQHFDLFAQNKHFPVDISAKGDERVAYIPGISSTRLVDVPFIDGNKQQMLQRIQKFVPWVTKAQYLLFTSTYELESQVIDVIKAEFPFPVYAIGPTIPFLDVAENFSQANFDDSDLNYFEWLDCQPRSSVLYISMGSFLSVSSAQMDELAAGLRDSGVRFLWVARGEACRLKEICGDKGLVVPWCNQLRVLSHSSIGGFLTHCGWNSIQEGVFYGVPFLTFPIVMDQTQNSRLIAEDWRIGWRVKQDVEVDKLVTREEIAVLVQNFMDLGSEEVKEMRKRASELRQICQRAIAEKGSAETNINAFLSILK, translated from the exons ATGGAATCCGTCGAACCAGCACCGGCAACCGTCTGCCACGTGGTGGCCATGGCCTACCCAGGTCGCGGCCACATCAACCCCATGATGAACTTCTGCAAGATACTAGCTTCGAAGAAGACCGACATTCTCGTCACCTTCGTTGTCACCGAGGAATGGCTCGGCCTCATCGGCTCCGACCCTAAGCCTGAAAACATACGCTTCGCATCCATACCTAATGTTGTCCCATCGGAGCTGGTTCGCGCCGCCGACATGAACTCATTCGTCGAAGCCGTCTTGACGAAGATGGAAGCTCCATTCGAGACGGTACTGGATAGGCTTGAGACGCCGCCGGCGATTATTGTGGCTGATACGTTTCTGTTTTGGGCCGTCGGCGTCGGGAACCGCAGGAATATTCCGGTGGCTTCGCTTTGGATCATGTCAGCGGCGGTTTTCTCAGTCTTCCAACATTTCGATCTTTTCGCCCAAAACAAACATTTCCCAGTTGACATCTCAG CAAAAGGCGATGAGCGTGTGGCCTACATCCCTGGAATTTCGTCCACACGTCTGGTAGATGTTCCATTTATTGATGGGAACAAACAACAAATGTTGCAGAGGATCCAAAAATTTGTTCCATGGGTGACCAAGGCACAATATCTCTTATTCACTTCCACCTACGAGCTCGAATCTCAAGTAATCGATGTTATAAAAGCAGAGTTCCCATTCCCCGTCTATGCCATTGGCCCAACCATACCTTTCTTGGATGTTGCAGAAAATTTCTCGCAAGCGAATTTCGACGACAGTGACCTCAACTACTTTGAATGGCTCGATTGCCAGCCAAGAAGCTCTGTGTTATACATTTCAATGGGAAGCTTCCTCTCGGTTTCTAGTGCTCAAATGGATGAACTTGCAGCTGGTTTGCGAGACAGTGGTGTCAGATTCTTGTGGGTGGCGCGTGGTGAGGCTTGTAGGCTGAAGGAGATTTGTGGTGATAAGGGGTTAGTAGTGCCATGGTGCAACCAATTGAGGGTGTTGTCTCATTCTTCAATAGGGGGTTTTTTGACGCATTGTGGGTGGAATTCCATTCAGGAAGGTGTGTTTTATGGTGTTCCTTTTCTCACCTTCCCCATAGTTATGGATCAAACCCAAAACAGTAGGCTAATTGCAGAGGATTGGAGGATTGGGTGGAGGGTGAAGCAAGATGTGGAAGTGGACAAGTTGGTCACGAGGGAGGAAATTGCAGTGCTGGTGCAAAATTTCATGGATTTGGGAAGTGAAGAAGTGAAAGAAATGAGGAAAAGAGCAAGTGAACTCCGACAGATATGTCAACGTGCGATTGCCGAGAAGGGTTCAGCTGAAACTAACATCAATGCCTTCCTTAGCATTCTCAAATAG
- the LOC132163167 gene encoding UDP-glycosyltransferase 87A1-like has protein sequence MSTVAPSVVEQPTTVHHVVAMPFPGRGHINPMMNLCKLLLSSKEPNLLITFVVTEEWLGYIGSDPKPENIRFATMPNGFVPPERLKAVDFPGFYEAAMTKMEAPFEQLLDRLQPPVRAILGDVELPWVIGVGNRRNIVVASLWTMPATFFSMLHHFHFFTRSRNLPLDLPKIDQDKHVDHIPGLSSAQVADLQTIFHENDLRVLQLAMECIATVSNSQHLLFTSSYELEPQAIDSLNAIFPFPVYPIGPAVPFLELEDNFSARSHDNPSYLQWLDSQPAGSVLYISLGSFLSVSGAQMDEIAAGLRDNGVRFLWVARGDSSSQLKERCGGMGIVLPWCEQLRVLCHSSIGGFWSHCGWNSTLDAAFAGVPMLTFPLFLDQVANSRLIVEEWRIGWRIKRSESGNDDILVTKEEISELVGRFMNLESGEVKELRERARGLKDSCHQAIAEGGSSHTNLDAFIRGISQSHGY, from the exons ATGTCTACAGTGGCACCGTCTGTGGTTGAACAACCAACCACTGTCCACCACGTGGTTGCGATGCCATTTCCAGGCCGAGGCCACATCAACCCCATGATGAACCTCTGCAAGTTACTACTCTCTTCAAAAGAACCAAACCTTCTCATCACCTTCGTCGTCACCGAAGAGTGGCTCGGCTACATCGGTTCTGATCCCAAGCCTGAAAACATACGCTTCGCCACGATGCCAAACGGCTTCGTCCCCCCCGAGCGTCTAAAAGCCGTCGACTTCCCTGGGTTCTACGAGGCCGCGATGACGAAGATGGAAGCTCCCTTTGAGCAACTCCTGGATCGGCTTCAGCCGCCGGTACGTGCCATTTTAGGTGACGTTGAGCTACCGTGGGTGATCGGCGTAGGAAATCGCAGGAATATTGTGGTAGCCTCGCTTTGGACCATGCCGGCTACTTTTTTCTCTATGttacatcattttcattttttcacacGAAGCCGGAATTTACCGCTCGATCTTCCAA AAATTGATCAAGACAAACATGTGGATCACATTCCCGGACTTTCTTCAGCACAAGTAGCCGACCTTCAAACAATCTTCCATGAGAACGACCTCCGAGTACTGCAGCTTGCAATGGAATGCATTGCAACAGTGTCAAATTCACAGCACCTTCTGTTCACTTCTTCCTACGAGCTTGAACCCCAAGCCATTGACTCCTTAAATGCAATTTTCCCTTTTCCTGTTTACCCTATTGGCCCTGCCGTACCTTTCTTGGAGCTTGAAGATAATTTCTCTGCAAGAAGCCACGACAACCCCAGCTACCTCCAATGGCTAGATTCCCAGCCTGCAGGTTCTGTCTTGTACATCTCATTGGGAAGTTTCCTTTCAGTCTCAGGCGCCCAAATGGATGAAATTGCAGCTGGGCTGCGTGATAACGGTGTTCGTTTCTTGTGGGTGGCTCGCGGAGACTCTTCTTCTCAGTTGAAAGAGAGATGTGGTGGCATGGGGATAGTTCTGCCATGGTGTGAGCAATTGAGGGTGTTGTGCCATTCTTCCATAGGAGGTTTCTGGTCGCATTGTGGGTGGAATTCCACTCTGGATGCTGCTTTCGCCGGTGTTCCTATGCTCACCTTCCCTTTGTTCCTTGACCAAGTTGCGAATAGCAGGCTAATTGTAGAAGAGTGGAGGATTGGGTGGAGGATAAAGAGATCAGAGTCAGGAAATGATGACATTTTGGTGACCAAAGAAGAAATATCAGAGCTTGTGGGAAGGTTTATGAATCTTGAAAGTGGAGAAGTGAAAGAATTGAGGGAAAGAGCAAGAGGACTCAAAGATTCTTGTCACCAAGCTATTGCAGAAGGTGGATCATCACACACAAACCTTGATGCATTTATAAGGGGCATTTCACAAAGCCATGGCTATTGA
- the LOC132164159 gene encoding UDP-glycosyltransferase 87A1-like, translating to MRHEFTVKHYQLPGPRVRPKNLSPRLRSDRISNLGMGSVEPAPATVCHVVTMAYPGRGHINPMMNFCKILASKKTDILVTFVVTEEWLGLIGSDPKPENIRFASIPNVVPSELVRAADINSFVEAVLTKMEAPFETLLDRLETPPAIIVADTFLFWAVGVGNRRNIPVASFWPMSAAVFSVFQHFDLFAQNKHFPVDISAKGDELVDYIPGISSTRLVDLPFIDGNKQQMLQRIQKFVPWVTKAQYLLFTSTYELESQVIDVTKAEFPFPVYAIGPTIPFLDVAENFSQANFDDSDLNYFEWLDCQPKSSVLYISMGSLLSLSSAQMDELAAGLRVSGVRFLWVARDEACRLKEICGDKGLVVPWCDQLRVLSHSSIGGFLTHCGWNSIQEGVFCGVPFLTFPIVMDQTQNSRLIAEDWKIGWRVKQDVEVDKLVTREEISALVQNFMDLGSEEVKEMRKRASELQQICQRAIAEKGSSETNINAFLSILK from the exons ATGCGACACGAATTCACGGTCAAACATTACCAACTTCCAGGCCCCAGGGTTAGACCCAAAAACCTTTCTCCTAGGTTGAGAAGCGATCGTATCAGCAATCTGGGAATGGGATCCGTCGAACCAGCACCGGCAACCGTATGCCACGTGGTGACCATGGCCTACCCGGGTCGCGGCCACATCAACCCCATGATGAACTTCTGCAAGATACTAGCTTCGAAGAAGACCGACATTCTCGTCACCTTCGTTGTCACCGAGGAATGGCTCGGCCTCATCGGCTCCGACCCTAAGCCTGAAAACATACGCTTCGCCTCCATACCTAATGTTGTCCCATCGGAGCTGGTTCGCGCCGCCGACATAAACTCATTCGTCGAAGCCGTCTTGACGAAGATGGAAGCTCCATTCGAGACGCTACTGGACAGGCTTGAGACGCCGCCGGCGATTATCGTGGCTGATACGTTTCTGTTTTGGGCCGTCGGAGTCGGCAACCGCAGGAATATTCCGGTGGCTTCTTTTTGGCCCATGTCGGCGGCGGTGTTCTCGGTGTTCCAACATTTCGATCTTTTCGCCCAAAACAAACATTTCCCAGTTGACATCTCAG CGAAAGGCGATGAGCTTGTCGACTATATCCCTGGAATTTCGTCCACACGTCTGGTAGATCTTCCATTTATTGATGGGAACAAACAACAAATGTTGCAGAGGATCCAAAAATTTGTTCCATGGGTGACCAAGGCACAATATCTCTTATTCACTTCCACCTACGAGCTCGAATCTCAAGTAATCGATGTTACGAAAGCAGAGTTCCCATTCCCCGTCTATGCCATTGGCCCAACCATACCTTTCTTGGATGTTGCAGAAAATTTCTCGCAAGCGAATTTCGACGACAGTGACCTCAACTACTTTGAATGGCTCGATTGCCAGCCGAAAAGCTCTGTTTTATACATTTCAATGGGAAGCCTCCTCTCACTTTCTAGTGCTCAAATGGATGAACTTGCAGCTGGTTTGCGAGTCAGTGGTGTCAGATTCTTGTGGGTGGCGCGTGATGAGGCTTGTAGGCTGAAGGAGATTTGTGGTGATAAGGGGTTAGTAGTGCCATGGTGCGACCAATTGAGGGTGTTGTCTCATTCTTCAATAGGGGGGTTTTTGACGCATTGTGGGTGGAATTCCATTCAAGAAGGTGTGTTTTGTGGTGTTCCTTTTCTCACCTTCCCCATAGTCATGGATCAAACCCAAAACAGTAGGCTAATCGCAGAGGATTGGAAGATTGGGTGGAGGGTGAAGCAAGATGTGGAAGTGGACAAGTTGGTCACGAGGGAGGAAATTTCAGCGCTGGTGCAGAATTTCATGGATTTGGGAAGTGAAGAAGTGAAAGAAATGAGGAAAAGAGCAAGTGAACTCCAACAGATATGTCAACGTGCGATTGCCGAGAAGGGTTCATCTGAAACTAACATCAATGCCTTCCTTAGCATTCTTAAATAG
- the LOC132163168 gene encoding uncharacterized protein LOC132163168: MEFCSHDYVCPPHHLIYKEDGEKKLVCSWRWCQKPIWGSVYNCVECGNRPVHNYSSSNNLHCLDFTKKLENQVVCSGCHDPVLGPVYQCCVSECSFFIHKSCAQLSLEMNHPLHPEHALSLWWFHDKKYCDACCTSSHNPSFFYNCNSCDFYLDIKCANHLPTNPKDCHQHKFFPLWKHIQFNCEACGEEITNLAHRECSICKLLVHKKCAAIPRKVKIKLHNHFLNLIYSPHDINKRDNMFCRNCGDGVNPEYAAYCCQQCSYVLHTECLRHFRDIHGESPESVPNKFVSHATHLIKVLNQAEDEGPHLGEIQHFSHQQHKLILSNDEMKDDKLCEGCMQFITSIPFYSCAQCIFFFHTRCVELPTTIEQYPLHYFHSLTLLPRASNKSGVFFCDLCSRHHRGFTYKCDTSWCGETFDIQCGSIPETLKHEGHQHLFYLAQDSKKRKCKACFEDNEDYVFVCTSCDFILGIRCANLSLVARHKYDTHLLKLTYATEDDSREYYCLICEEERDENQWFYYCKECDFPAHPECVLGNYPRITIGSTYKSEYHEHLLTFVQKTEDSLECDACSDEFDGVALECSECKFNVHPPRHYYPDCMWILSERRR, from the coding sequence ATGGAGTTTTGCAGTCATGACTATGTCTGTCCTCCGCACCACTTGATCTACAAAGAAGATGGTGAGAAGAAACTTGTTTGCTCGTGGAGGTGGTGCCAGAAACCAATATGGGGTTCCGTCTACAATTGCGTGGAATGTGGTAACCGCCCTGTTCACAACTACTCATCATCCAACAATCTTCATTGCTTGGACTTCACTAAAAAGCTGGAAAATCAAGTTGTTTGCTCTGGGTGCCACGATCCAGTATTGGGTCCCGTCTACCAATGCTGTGTCTCCGAATGTAGCTTTTTCATTCACAAATCATGCGCCCAGCTATCTTTAGAGATGAATCACCCTCTACACCCAGAGCATGCCCTTTCTCTCTGGTGGTTTCATGATAAAAAATATTGTGATGCTTGTTGTACATCATCTCATAATCCCTCTTTCTTTTACAATTGTAATTCGTGTGATTTCTACCTTGACATCAAATGTGCTAATCACTTGCCAACTAATCCTAAGGACTGTCACCAACACAAATTCTTCCCCTTATGGAAGCATATCCAATTCAATTGCGAAGCTTGTGGAGAAGAAATCACGAACCTCGCCCATAGAGAGTGTAGTATCTGCAAACTCTTAGTTCACAAAAAATGTGCTGCAATTCCACGCAAGGTCAAAATTAAGCTACACAATCATTTCCTCAACCTCATTTATTCTCCTCATGATATCAATAAGCGTGACAACATGTTTTGTAGAAATTGCGGAGACGGGGTGAATCCAGAGTATGCGGCTTATTGTTGTCAACAATGTAGTTATGTTTTACACACAGAATGTCTAAGACATTTTAGGGATATACATGGGGAGTCGCCTGAGTCAGTGCCTAACAAATTTGTTAGCCATGCAACTCATTTGATCAAGGTACTCAATCAAGCAGAGGATGAAGGACCTCACCTCGGGGAGATCCAACATTTcagtcatcaacaacataaGTTAATACTCTCCAATGATGAGATGAAGGATGATAAGCTCTGTGAAGGGTGTATGCAATTCATAACTTCGATCCCGTTTTACAGTTGTGCACAATGCATCTTCTTTTTCCATACTCGATGTGTTGAACTTCCCACAACAATTGAGCAATACCCACTTCACTATTTTCACTCGCTCACCCTCCTCCCACGAGCATCTAACAAGAGTGGCGtgttcttttgtgatttgtgttcTCGTCATCATCGTGGCTTCACCTACAAATGTGACACTTCTTGGTGTGGAGAGACTTTTGACATTCAATGTGGTTCAATTCCAGAAACCCTTAAACACGAAGGTCATCAGCATCTCTTCTACCTTGCTCAAGAttctaagaaaagaaaatgcaaagctTGTTTTGAGGACAACGAGGACTATGTCTTTGTCTGCACCAGTTGCGATTTCATCTTGGGAATTAGATGTGCAAATCTTTCACTGGTCGCGAGGCATAAATATGATACACATCTCCTGAAGCTCACATACGCAACTGAAGATGACTCTAGAGAATATTATTGTCTAATTTgcgaagaagaaagagatgagaACCAGTGGTTCTATTACTGTAAAGAATGTGACTTCCCCGCTCATCCCGAATGTGTTCTTGGGAACTATCCACGCATCACGATTGGGAGTACTTACAAAAGTGAATATCATGAGCACCTTCTCACTTTTGTCCAGAAGACTGAAGACTCACTCGAATGTGATGCCTGTTCGGATGAGTTTGACGGTGTGGCCCTAGAATGTAGTGAATGCAAATTTAATGTCCACCCCCCTAGACATTATTACCCTGATTGTATGTGGATACTAAGTGAACGGAGACGGtag